AGAAAAATTCCTGCGTATTCAATGGCTCTTTCAAACGCATGCCAAGGAGGAAGTAAACTCACAGCGTTGTCATTAGAATTCATATCCAGTCTGGAAATTGTATTTTGAATGGCAGTGATCCAACCTTTTTGAGATAACATAACTCCTTTCGGACTACCAGTGGTGCCTGATGTATAAATCAGAGTGGCGAGAGAATCAGGATCGGTTTGTTTGATTCTAGCTTCTAACATTTGTTTGCCGTTTTGATTCCACCTGTCCTTTCCTCTTTTTACAATGGAAAGGATGGAATTTTCACCTTCATACAATTCGCCTTGGTCAGTTTCTAAAATAAAAATTTGTTTTAAATGGGTGAGCTCACCTAAAAGATCATCGATGCGTTTTTTATCTTTTGGTTTTTGCACCACAAGGTATTTGGCTTCCGAATGATTCAAAATATAGAGTATCTCTTCTCGGACAATGTCTGTTCCCCGAGGGACCACAACGGCACCCGCAGTCAAGATAGCAATGTCAGTGCGAAGCCAATTGACTGTGGCATCACAAAAAAAACCAATACGATCTCCCACTTCAACACCGAGATCGATAAAACCCAAAGTCAAGTGGTCGACAAACTGTTTCAAATCTCCAAAACTGATCCCAGGGAATTCCGTGGCCGATTTTCTTTTCCGAAAGGAGACTTTGTTCGGTAGAGTTTCTGCGACGTGAGCCAATGCTTGGTAGAGGTTTTCGTAGTTTAGGATCATGGGGTTTGCCTTTTCGTATGGATTCTTTACAGAAATGTAGGATGGATAAAAAACCACTGTTCGTTTTTTGCAAGTTTTTTCTTCTTTTTGACAAACTTTTCGGAAAGGTAGGGCATAACTATGTTCTTTTGGATACATGATGGGCGCATTTTACCGAATCCGCCCCCCACTTACGCAGATCGGGTTCACAAAATCCATCCAGGGGGGAAATCAGCCCCTATTACTGGGGAAGGTGAGGAAACCAAAAGTACTAACACAGCTTCTTTTTTACACCGTTCTCCTTCGGATGTTTACGAAGAATCCGCTGGCCAGACAGAAAAAACGGTCTACTTCCTCCACGAAATCATGTCCACTCCTGCCCTAATGCAAAAGTCCACGGAAACCATTGAAACTTGCTTGGATTTTATGTTGGAAAAACAAATCCGCCACCTCCCGATTACCAATGAATCGGGAATCCTTGTCGGTTTTGTTTCCGATCGCGATATCTTAGAAAAAAGCAAATCTTACGAAAGAGATTGGCCTGTTTCCGATATTATGATCAAACGCGTATTAGTTGGTTCACCTGGATCGGAAATTAGAGGTGTCACCCAAGTTCTTTTAGAAGAAAGAATTGGATGTATTCCAGTGGTAAATGACGATAATCAACCTATTGGTATGGTCACAA
The sequence above is a segment of the Leptospira terpstrae serovar Hualin str. LT 11-33 = ATCC 700639 genome. Coding sequences within it:
- a CDS encoding CBS domain-containing protein; the encoded protein is MFFWIHDGRILPNPPPTYADRVHKIHPGGKSAPITGEGEETKSTNTASFLHRSPSDVYEESAGQTEKTVYFLHEIMSTPALMQKSTETIETCLDFMLEKQIRHLPITNESGILVGFVSDRDILEKSKSYERDWPVSDIMIKRVLVGSPGSEIRGVTQVLLEERIGCIPVVNDDNQPIGMVTRSDLLRLLLKYPNLNIIA